The Acidobacteriota bacterium region AGGCGGCCACCAGGCCCGTTTCCAGGACCGCGAGGACGGCGGCCGTCACGGCGCGGCCGCCCGAGGCGGCGGCCCCCACCGCGACGGCGCACGCCGTCATGAGGGCGTACAGGGCGGGCAGGGACCGCCGCCGCCCCCAGCGGAGCGAAATCCCTCGGGCGGCCAGGGCCCCCAGGGTGTAGAACGCCCCCTGGCAGGCGGCGACGGTGAAATTCTCCCGGGCGTCCCAGCCGAAGCGGTGATGGGTGTAGAAGGAGAGGCCCGAGACGAGCAGGACGGCCGCGACGGCGTTGGCCGTTTCCGCGGCATACAGCGGCCGCAGGCCCCCGCCGGGGGGGGAGGGTGTCTCGGCGCCTTGGGTCGTGGGGGTTCTCAATGTCTCACCGGGCCAAATCTGGAATAGTAGCAGGCGCCGGCCGGTGATGCCATTTCCGCTTGGCCCACGGGGAAAATCGGGTACAATCCCGCTCATGCCGACGAAAGAACAGGTGCAGCCGTTCCGTGTCTATATGGAGGACGTCGACGCCCAGGGGATCGTCTATTACGCCAATTACCTGCGCTTTTTCGAACGCGGCCGGAGCGAACTGCTGGAAGCCCTCGGCGTCCCGATGGCCCGGGCCGCCGACCCCGACTGCCGGCTCGTGATCTACGAGATCCGGGTCCAATACCGCCGCCCCGCCCTGCTCGGGGACATGATCGAGGTGGTCACCTCGGTCGAGCGCATGAGCGAGTACCGGCTCACCTTCAGGCAGCAGGTCCGGCGCCGGGGGGAGACCGAGCCCTTGGTCAAGGGGGAGGTGGACATCGTCGCCATCGGCCCCGACGGCGCGGTGAAGGAACTCCCCCCCTTCTTCGACGCTATCTAGCGGAGCAGGGCCATGAGAAAATCGCGCCATTTCGACCCGGAGGCGAACGCGAGCGACTCGTACCGGGCAGAGTCGTAGATCCGCTCCGGCAGGTAGATCCCCAGCCCGGCCGCGCGCTCGTATTCCGCGCCCGCGCCCGGGTCCCCCTCGGCCCGCTCCGGGAAGTTCCGGCTGCGGGAGGGGAGGAGTTCCCGCTCCAGGTAACCCTGAAGCTCGAGCCCCGCGGTGCGGGCGGGGTGCCCTTCCGGCAGGGCCCCGCCGACCCGGCCGACGAACTCGTAGAGGTCGCGGCAGCCGTTGGCGTCATAAGCGTAGGTCCGCCCCACGGCCTCCCGGGCCTCTTTCATGGCCTCCGGGTCCCCGGTCACGGCCGTCACCCACCGGTCGAGCCGCTCGATGAAGCCGGGGATCCCTTCCGTCTTCACCGCCGACGTGACGCGGTTCTCCGCGTAGTAGACGAAGGCGCTCGCCAGTTCCCCGGGACCCATGGAAGGATCCGCCGCCAGGTCCCCGATCGCCAGTACGTACAGGTAGCCGAGCCGGGGGCTTGCCCCGGGGGTCCCCACGACGATGTCCGCCCCGGCGCGCCATTCGTGGACCGCCTCGGCCGTCTGCATGAAGTCGGCGTCCACGACCAGGAGATCGATTTTTTTCCCCGTCGCGGCGCGGACCCGGGCCAGGGTCCGGGCGAAATCGGGGACGCTCATGGCGTGCCCGCTCAGGTCGTCGCGCCCCAGCCCCCCGAATCCCTCGCCCCTCCCGAAATAGAGCAGGGCGATCTTTTCGGCCGGGTAGCGATGGTGCGGCGCGCGAAGGTGTAGAGCGCGCTCTCCCCGGCCATGTCCTGGATGGGGGACGAGTCGAGCGCGGGGGGAGTGCCGGCCTGCCCGCCCGGGTCGTTCCGCAGGAGTACCGTTGTCAGGGTCCGGGGAAACCGCAGGGCCCCGCCCGCCCCCTTCTCCAGGATGCCGTGGCGGACGACCACCGCCGCCCGGTCGCCGGGAGCCCCTTTTTCGAGGGCCTGGATCAATGCATGCGCCGACCCGTCCAGCCCGCGGTCGTTGAGGGCGCTGACATAGACCAGGACGAGCCATTCCCGGTCCTCTTCCGATGCGGCCCCGCGCGGGGCCGCCCCCGCGAGCGCGAGCAGGAGGAGGAGCGTTGCGGGCAGGCCCGCCTTCATAAGGCCCCCCCCGGTCCGGCCGGGGCGGAGGCGGAGTCCCCGAGGACGGGGATCCCGCACTTGCGCAGGTACTCCTTCACCTCGCAGATACGGAAGGTCCGATAGTGGAACACGGAGGCCGCCAGCAGGATGCGGGCCCCACCCCGCGTCACCCCTTCGTGGAAGTGCTCGAGCGTCCCGGCCCCGCCCGAGGCGACCACGGGAACGGTCACGGCGTCGGCGATCGCGCGGGTGAATTCCAGGTCGTAGCCGGCCAGGGTGCCGTCGCCGTCCATGCTGGTCGGGAGGAGGATGCCGGCCCCCAGGCGTTCGCACTCGCGCGCCCAGGCGACGGCGTCCTTCCCGGTGGGTTTCGTCCCCCCGGCCACCACCAGCTCGAACCCCGACGGCATCGCGGCGTTGCGGCGCGCGTCCACGGCCACGGTGACGCGGTCGGAGCCGAAGGTGCGCGCAGCCGTTTCGACCAGGGAGGGGTCCCGGACCGCGGCGCTGTTCATGGACACCTTCGCCGCGCCGGCATCGAGCGTCATCGTGATATCCTCGAGCGAGCCGATGCCGCCGCCGACCGTGAGCGGGATCGAGATGACGGAAGCTACGCTCCTCACCCACTCCAGGCGGGTCTTGCGGTTCTCCAGCGTGGCCGCGATGTCGAGCATGGCCAGTTCGTCCGCCCCCTCCAGCTGGTAATAGCGCGCGTTCTCCACCGGGTCGCCCGCCTCC contains the following coding sequences:
- a CDS encoding YbgC/FadM family acyl-CoA thioesterase is translated as MPTKEQVQPFRVYMEDVDAQGIVYYANYLRFFERGRSELLEALGVPMARAADPDCRLVIYEIRVQYRRPALLGDMIEVVTSVERMSEYRLTFRQQVRRRGETEPLVKGEVDIVAIGPDGAVKELPPFFDAI
- the hisF gene encoding imidazole glycerol phosphate synthase subunit HisF; this encodes MEPVRIMPCLDMKDGRVVKGVHFVGLREAGDPVENARYYQLEGADELAMLDIAATLENRKTRLEWVRSVASVISIPLTVGGGIGSLEDITMTLDAGAAKVSMNSAAVRDPSLVETAARTFGSDRVTVAVDARRNAAMPSGFELVVAGGTKPTGKDAVAWARECERLGAGILLPTSMDGDGTLAGYDLEFTRAIADAVTVPVVASGGAGTLEHFHEGVTRGGARILLAASVFHYRTFRICEVKEYLRKCGIPVLGDSASAPAGPGGAL